One genomic region from uncultured Tateyamaria sp. encodes:
- a CDS encoding NAD kinase, with protein MPLKIAFAASRAPVAQTARAALIGRYGDAETEDADVIVALGGDGFMLQTLHGTQHLNKPVYGMNRGTIGFLMNEYGESDLVERLEAAEEAELNPLSMTALRSDGTSHKALAINEVSLLRAGPQAAKLRITVDGRLRMDELVCDGALVSTPAGSTAYNYSAHGPVLPIGSDVLALTAVAAFRPRRWRGALLPKMAKVRFDVLEADKRPVMAEADSRSIRDVSTVEIQSEPSVVHRILFDPGHGLEERLISEQFS; from the coding sequence ATGCCCCTCAAGATTGCCTTTGCGGCCAGCCGCGCCCCCGTGGCGCAGACCGCGCGGGCCGCGCTGATCGGGCGCTATGGCGATGCGGAAACCGAAGATGCGGACGTGATCGTGGCGCTGGGCGGGGATGGGTTCATGCTGCAGACCCTGCATGGTACGCAGCATCTGAACAAACCCGTCTACGGCATGAATCGCGGCACCATCGGCTTTCTGATGAACGAATATGGCGAATCCGATCTGGTCGAGCGGCTGGAAGCGGCGGAAGAGGCCGAATTGAACCCCCTGTCCATGACCGCCCTCCGGTCCGACGGCACCAGCCACAAGGCGCTCGCGATCAACGAGGTGTCGCTGCTGCGGGCGGGGCCGCAGGCGGCCAAGCTGCGGATCACGGTCGATGGCCGGCTCAGGATGGATGAACTGGTCTGTGATGGCGCGCTGGTGTCCACGCCCGCGGGGTCCACGGCGTACAACTATTCGGCCCACGGTCCCGTGTTGCCCATCGGGTCGGATGTGCTGGCGTTGACTGCCGTGGCAGCGTTCCGTCCACGTCGGTGGCGCGGCGCGCTTCTGCCCAAGATGGCAAAGGTGCGGTTCGACGTGCTCGAAGCGGACAAGCGCCCGGTCATGGCCGAGGCGGACTCGCGGTCCATCCGCGATGTCTCGACCGTGGAAATCCAGTCAGAACCCTCGGTCGTGCACCGCATCCTCTTCGACCCCGGCCACGGGCTCGAAGAGCGGCTCATCTCGGAACAGTTCAGCTAG